The Chitinophaga pinensis DSM 2588 region CGCCAGAACCTGATCGTGGATAGCGCAGGTACCGCATTTTTCACACAGGACAGCCGGAATAAAAACAGCAATGGTGGCAATGGCGGCCGTATCGGACTGGATTATTTCCTCGATGATTATAACACCTTTACCATCGCACAGGGCCTGAATCTCAATACCGGCAACAGTGCAGATGACATTATGCTGGACTACCTCGATGCCAAAAGACTGGCCATCAAAAACGGAGAACGTCATAACAGCAGCGATTATCGTAGTCCGAATAACAATACCAGTCTGAACTTCCGGCATACCACCGACAAACAAAACGAGGAATGGACGGCTTACATCAGTTACAGCAATAACAGAAGCAGGAATTACAGTAACTACAGTACCTTGTATAAGTTTGCCAACGGCACGCCCGATGACAATGATATACAGCGGAATGTAGGCAATTCAAAGAACCAGTTCTGGAACATACAGACCGACTACACCACGCCAGTAGGCAAGAAAGGTAAATTTGAGACAGGTGCCAAGGTGACCCTGCGGAGCAATGACAATGACTACATTGCGCAATTATTCAACCAGACGAGCCAGCAGTTTGAACAAAGCCTGAGCCTTTCCAATACTTATTATTATAAGGAAGACATCTATGGCGGCTATTTCAACTTTTCCAATGCGATCGGCAACCTGGGCTACCAGGTAGGCGCACGTGTGGAACAGGCATACCTCCATGGCTTCTCCTATACAAAGGATACCTCTGTGAATAACCGTTTCCTGAACGTGTTCCCGAGTGTGTTCCTGAAATATAACCTGCCGCATAACGAGAATCAGAGCCTGATATTCAACTATTCTACCCGGGTAGATAGACCAGGATTCGATCAGTTGCTGCCTTATGTCAACAATTCCGATCCGCAGAATATCCGGGTAGGTAATCCTGAACTGAAGCCTTCGCTGACACATAAATTTGAAGCGAACTACTCCAGGTACTTCCCGAATACCAAAGATTACCTGAGCACAGGCGTTTACTATTCGCAGGCGAACGACGACATCGATCGTATCAGTTTACTGGATACTACTACCGGCGTAACCACCACCCGTCCGATGAACCTGGCGACAGACAAGGACTGGGGCGCTAATTTCACCTATAACCTGCATATCATCCCGCGCTGGAATGTGACGACCAACCTGAATATGGAGTACAGCAAGCTGACAGGAGCCAATGTGAATAATGAGTATGTTACTTATGGTATTACAGTCAATTCCAACGTCAGACTGCCAGGAAAGGTAAGTATGCAGGTGAACGGACATTACCGTTCTCCACGGGTACAGCCGCAGGGTACATTTAAAGCGATGAACGGGGTCGATATGGGTATCAGGAAAGAGATGCTGAAAAACAATGCGTTAGCGATTTCTCTGAATATCACGGATGTATTGAATACCCAGAATTACAGTTCGCATTACGAAACAGACGCTTTCATACAGGATTATACCCGTAAAAGAACCACCCGCTTCATCCGTCTGAACATACGATACCGTTTTGGCAAAATGGATCCGGATATGTTCAAGAAAAAGAAGAAACAGGAGGTACCAGAAGAGGAAGCGGATGACAAGGATAAGGAGAAAGATCGAAAACCTGCTGACAGCAGATTATAATGTCTTACCTGCCAGCATAGGAA contains the following coding sequences:
- a CDS encoding outer membrane beta-barrel family protein; this encodes MLKRLLLSALLCYAGTAIAQTGPNSTKLVGKAVDAVTGKPVEYASVVLLHPQDSSVVTGMYTQPDGDFTFNKVAEGNYVLRVTFMGYDKLVKAVKVVPNKPTQFVGTVRLQPAGKVLATVEIKSEKPAFSMQIDRQVFDAGSMITAEGGTGTDVLKNVPSVDIDIDDNITLRGKSVTIYVDGKPSPFGDAKTALQMIPASTIDRVEVINNPSAKFEAQGGGGIINIVLKKDKAIGYNVMFNAGVATRGQLTGNANANLRIRKFNFFANYNGRYARTVGSGYSNRQNLIVDSAGTAFFTQDSRNKNSNGGNGGRIGLDYFLDDYNTFTIAQGLNLNTGNSADDIMLDYLDAKRLAIKNGERHNSSDYRSPNNNTSLNFRHTTDKQNEEWTAYISYSNNRSRNYSNYSTLYKFANGTPDDNDIQRNVGNSKNQFWNIQTDYTTPVGKKGKFETGAKVTLRSNDNDYIAQLFNQTSQQFEQSLSLSNTYYYKEDIYGGYFNFSNAIGNLGYQVGARVEQAYLHGFSYTKDTSVNNRFLNVFPSVFLKYNLPHNENQSLIFNYSTRVDRPGFDQLLPYVNNSDPQNIRVGNPELKPSLTHKFEANYSRYFPNTKDYLSTGVYYSQANDDIDRISLLDTTTGVTTTRPMNLATDKDWGANFTYNLHIIPRWNVTTNLNMEYSKLTGANVNNEYVTYGITVNSNVRLPGKVSMQVNGHYRSPRVQPQGTFKAMNGVDMGIRKEMLKNNALAISLNITDVLNTQNYSSHYETDAFIQDYTRKRTTRFIRLNIRYRFGKMDPDMFKKKKKQEVPEEEADDKDKEKDRKPADSRL